A genomic stretch from Theropithecus gelada isolate Dixy chromosome 2, Tgel_1.0, whole genome shotgun sequence includes:
- the SLC35A5 gene encoding probable UDP-sugar transporter protein SLC35A5 isoform X4 — MAVIFSNFSIITTALLFRIVLKRRLNWIQWASLLILFLSIVALTAGTKTLQHNLAGRGFHHDAFFSPSNSCLLFRSECPRKDNCTTKEWTFPEAKWNTTARVFSHIRLGMGHVLIIVQCFISSMASIYNEKILKEGNQLSESIFIQNSKLYFFGILFNGLTLGLQRSNRDQIKNCGFFYGHNAFSVALIFVTAFQGLSVAFILKFLDNMFHVLMAQVTTVIITTVSVLIFDFRPSLEFLLEAPSVLLSIFIYNASKPQGPEYAPRQERIRDLSGNLWERSSGDGEELERLTKPKSDESDEDTF, encoded by the exons GAGGCGTCTAAACTGGATCCAGTGGGCTTCcctcctgattttatttttgtctattgtGGCCTTGACTGCCGGGACTAAAACTTTACAGCACAACTTGGCAGGACGTGGATTTCATCACGATGCCTTCTTCAGCCCATCCAATTCCTGCCTTCTTTTCAGAAGTGAGTGTCCCAGAAAAGACAATTGTACAACAAAGGAATGGACTTTTCCTGAAGCTAAATGGAACACCACAGCCAGGGTTTTCAGTCACATCCGTCTTGGCATGGGCCATGTTCTTATTATAGTccagtgttttatttcttcaatggctagtatttataatgaaaagatatTGAAGGAAGGGAACCAGCTCTCTGAAAGCATCTTCATACAGAACAGCAAACTCTATTTCTTTGGCATTCTGTTTAATGGGCTGACTCTGGGCCTTCAGAGGAGTAACCGTGATCAGATTAAGAACTGTGGATTTTTTTATGGCCACAATGCATTTTCAGTAGCCCTTATTTTTGTAACTGCATTCCAGGGCCTTTCAGTGGCTTTCATTCTGAAGTTCCTGGATAACATGTTCCATGTCTTGATGGCCCAGGTTACCACTGTCATTATCACAACAGTGTCTGTCCTGATCTTTgacttcaggccctccctggaaTTTCTCTTGGAAGCCCCATCTGTCCTTctctctatatttatttataatgccAGCAAGCCTCAAGGTCCAGAATACGCACCTAGGCAAGAAAGGATCCGAGATCTAAGTGGCAATCTTTGGGAACGTTCCAGTGGG GATGGAGAAGAACTAGAAAGACTTACCAAACCCAAGAGTGATGAGTCAGATGAAGATACTTTCTAA
- the SLC35A5 gene encoding probable UDP-sugar transporter protein SLC35A5 isoform X3 gives MKAMAVIFSNFSIITTALLFRIVLKRRLNWIQWASLLILFLSIVALTAGTKTLQHNLAGRGFHHDAFFSPSNSCLLFRSECPRKDNCTTKEWTFPEAKWNTTARVFSHIRLGMGHVLIIVQCFISSMASIYNEKILKEGNQLSESIFIQNSKLYFFGILFNGLTLGLQRSNRDQIKNCGFFYGHNAFSVALIFVTAFQGLSVAFILKFLDNMFHVLMAQVTTVIITTVSVLIFDFRPSLEFLLEAPSVLLSIFIYNASKPQGPEYAPRQERIRDLSGNLWERSSGDGEELERLTKPKSDESDEDTF, from the exons GAGGCGTCTAAACTGGATCCAGTGGGCTTCcctcctgattttatttttgtctattgtGGCCTTGACTGCCGGGACTAAAACTTTACAGCACAACTTGGCAGGACGTGGATTTCATCACGATGCCTTCTTCAGCCCATCCAATTCCTGCCTTCTTTTCAGAAGTGAGTGTCCCAGAAAAGACAATTGTACAACAAAGGAATGGACTTTTCCTGAAGCTAAATGGAACACCACAGCCAGGGTTTTCAGTCACATCCGTCTTGGCATGGGCCATGTTCTTATTATAGTccagtgttttatttcttcaatggctagtatttataatgaaaagatatTGAAGGAAGGGAACCAGCTCTCTGAAAGCATCTTCATACAGAACAGCAAACTCTATTTCTTTGGCATTCTGTTTAATGGGCTGACTCTGGGCCTTCAGAGGAGTAACCGTGATCAGATTAAGAACTGTGGATTTTTTTATGGCCACAATGCATTTTCAGTAGCCCTTATTTTTGTAACTGCATTCCAGGGCCTTTCAGTGGCTTTCATTCTGAAGTTCCTGGATAACATGTTCCATGTCTTGATGGCCCAGGTTACCACTGTCATTATCACAACAGTGTCTGTCCTGATCTTTgacttcaggccctccctggaaTTTCTCTTGGAAGCCCCATCTGTCCTTctctctatatttatttataatgccAGCAAGCCTCAAGGTCCAGAATACGCACCTAGGCAAGAAAGGATCCGAGATCTAAGTGGCAATCTTTGGGAACGTTCCAGTGGG GATGGAGAAGAACTAGAAAGACTTACCAAACCCAAGAGTGATGAGTCAGATGAAGATACTTTCTAA